The sequence TGATCGGCTCCGGCCGCTGGAACAGCAGCGTGCAACCGCTGGCTTCCATTTGCGGCGCGAAGTTCTCCACCACGCTGGCCGCCAGCTTGCCTAGGTCGGCGCGACTCGGGCGAATCGACAGCTTGCCGGTGCGAATCCTCGACACGTCGAGCATGTCGTCGATCAGCCGGATCAGGCTCTGGATCTGTCGCTCGTCCTTGTCGACCATCTGCCGCAACCGGTCCTCACTGAACGCTGCGAGGTTGTTGCGCCCCAGCTGAAGCTTGCGCAGCTGAACCTCGAGGATCAGCGTGTTGAGGGGCGTTTTCAGCTCATGCGAGACGATGGACATGAAGTCGTCGCGCATGCGCACCGCAGCCTCCAGTTCGGCCTTGGTACTGCGCAGCTCATCGAGCAGTACCTCCTGCTCGCGACGGCTACGCTCGAGCGCCTCGAGCTGGCGCGCCAGGCGCTTGCGATTACGATACAGATCGACGAACACGCTGACCTTGCTACGCACCGCGTGGATATCCAGCGGCTTTTGCATGAAATCCACAGCGCCGCTCTCGTACCCCTTGAAGGCATAGTTGAGCTCTCGTCCAGCGGCGCTGACGAAGACGATGGGAATGTGCTTGGTGCGCTCGGTGCTGCGCATCAGCTCGGCCAGTTGAAAACCGTCCATGCCGGGCATCTGGACATCCAGAATGGCCAGGGCGAACTCGTGACGCAGCAGCAATTCGAGCGCCTGTTCTGCCGATTCGGCACGATGCACACGCACACCCGGTGCCTTGAGCAAGGCGTCCAGCGCCAGCAGATTCTCCGGTAGATCATCGACGATCAGCAGGTTCGCTTCGTCCGTTCGGTCAGGCATGAGTCACTCCAGTTCGCGCAACAGTCGATGGATATCGCGCAGGGGCAAAATATAATCCGGCGCAAAGCGCTGGAGTGCAGCAAGCGGCATGGTTGGCACTTCGGCCTCTTCTGGATCCTGGACGATGCTGATGCCGCCAGCCTGTTTGATCGCCTCCAGACCGGCCGCGCCGTCCTCGTTGGCACCGGTCAGCAAAACCCCGGCAAGGCGCTCGCCCCAGGCGTCGGCGGCCGACTCGAAGAGCACATCGATCGAGGGACGGGAGAAATGTATCGCCTCGTCCTGGCTGAGCGACAGGCTCAGGTCCGTTTCCACCAGCAAGTGGTACCCGGGCGCGGCGAAATACAGGGTGCCGGTGCGCACCGTCTCCTTGTCATCGGCCTCCTTGACCCGCAGCGCCGTCCTGCGCTGAAAGATCTCGGCCAACTGGGTCGGCCTGCCCGCCGGTACATGCTGAACCACCAGCAGCGCCTGGCGCAGAGTGCCTGGCAGCCCGTCGACCAGCATGCTCAACGCAGCCAGGCCGCCCGCAGAGGCGCCGATCACCACCGCGTCTATCGGTCGAGGGGAACGGACTGGAATGCCGGCGGCCTGGTGTTTCATAGCTTGCGGAAGATCCTCTCCTGCTTGTCGAACGCTTCGTAGCGTCCAGCGTAGCCGGAGAGCTCCACGGTTTCCTTGCTGCCCAACCCAAGAAAACCACGATGGCAGAGGGAATCATGGAACAGGCCAAAGGCACGGTCCTGCAGGGGCTTGTTGAAATAGATCAGAACGTTGCGGCACGAAATCAGTTGGGTTTCGGCGAAGACGCTGTCCGTCGCGAGACTATGATCGGCAAAAGTTATCTTATCTTTCAATGACTTATCCATGATCGCCGAGTCATAAGCCGCCGTATAGTAATTGCTCAGGCTCTGTTTGCCGCCGGCACGCTGATAATTTTCGGTGTACTGGCGCATATCGCCGATATCGAAGATGCCTCGGCGCGCCTGCTCCAGCGAGCGCGGATTGATGTCGGTCGCATAGAGGATGGTGCGATCGAGCAAGCCCTCCTCCTTGAGGAGAATGGCCATCGAGTAGACCTCTTCTCCGGTGCTGCAGCCGGCGATCCATACCTTCAGCGAGGGATAGGTTCGCAGCACCGGAACCACCTGCTCGCGCAGCGCCAGAAAATAACTTGGATCACGAAACATCTCGCTCACCGGGATGGTGAGGTACTGCAGCAGCTCCATGAACACCTGAGGCTCATAGAGGATCTTGCGTTGCAGCTCGGAGATGCTGTCGCATTGCAGTTGCTTGAGCGCCAGCAATATCCGGCGCTTGAGCGAGGCGCCGGAGTAGTCGCGGAAATCGTAGCTGTAGCGCAGATAGATCGCTTCGATCAGCAGCTTCAGTTCGATGGCCTGGTTGCGGTCCGGCATGTCACAGCAGCTCCACTTTTGGTAGCCACACGCGAATAAGCGAGAACAGACGATCCAGATCGATGGGCTTGGCCAGATAGTCGTTGGCCCCGGCGAGCAGACAACGATCCTGATCGTCCTTCATGGCCTTGGCGGTGACCGCAATGATTGGCAGCTTGGCGAAGCGTTTGTCCTTGCGGATCTCCTGCATGGCCGTGAAGCCGTCCATCTCGGGCATCATGATGTCCATCAGCACCAGGTCGATGTCTCCCACTTCGCGCAGCTGGGTAATCGCCTCATGGCCGTTGCGGGCGATCTCGATCAGCGCACCCTTCTGCTCCAGCGCGCTGGTCAAGGCGAATACGTTGCGCACGTCATCGTCGACCACCAGCACCTTGCGACCTTCGAAGGCCTTTTCACGGCTGCGCACGCTTTTGAGCATCTGCTGCCGCTCCAATGGCATGTCCGACTCGACCTTGTGCAGGAACAGCGTGACCTCGTCCAGCAGACGTTCCGGCGAGCGCGCGCCTTTGATAATGATCGAGCGCGAATACTTCAGCAGCGCCGCTTCTTCATCGCGGGTCAGGTTGCGTCCGGTATACACGATGACCGGCGGGAACGAGCAGATCTCCTCCCGTGCCATGCGTTCGAGCAACTCGTGGCCGTCCATGTCGGGCAGCTTGAGGTCGATGATCATGCAATCGAAAACGGTCGAGTGCAGCAACTCGAGCGCCTGTTCGCCAAATTCGACGGCGGTGATCTCGATGTCGACGTCCTCGATCAACCGCGACACGCTTTCGCGCTGCCGGGCGTCGTCTTCGACCAGCAGGATGCGCTTGACCTTCTGCGCCAACTTCGCCTCCAGCCGATCGAACACCTGCTTGAGATCGTCTCGGCTAGCCGGCTTGAGCGCATAGCCGATCGCGCCCATCTGCAGGGCAGCCTCCTTGCGATCCTCCACCGAGACGATGTGCACCGGTATGTGACGGGTGATGGGGTTTTCCTTTAGCCGTTCGAGCACGGTGAGGCCCGAGTGATCGGGCAGGCGCATGTCCAGCAGGATCGCATCGGGTCGGTATTCGACAGCGGTGTCGAAGCCGGCATCGGCGTTTTGCGCGATCAGGCAGCTGTATTTCAGCTCCCGTGCGAGGTCGCGCAGGATGCAGGCGAACTGGGGATCGTCTTCGATGACCAGTACCGAGCGCTCGCTGGCGGCCGCAGCGCTGCGATCATCGGCCAGCACAGGGACCGCGGGCTCGTCTTGCCGCAGCGTGGATGCCGGAAGCGCAGCGGGTGCGGGGGACTCCTGCATCACGATCGGTTCGGGCTCGGTCGGCATCGGTGAGACCGGTTCGCTGTAGGTCTCCGGAACGATCAGCGTGAACACGCTGCCGGCGCCCGGTTCGCTGCTGACTTCGATGGTACCGCCCAGCAACTGGGCCAGCTCGCGGGAGATCGACAGTCCGAGACCGGTGCCACCGTAGCGCCGGTTGGTGGTTCCGTCTGCCTGACGGAACGCCTCGAAGATCACCGCCTGCTGATCGTCGGGGATGCCGATGCCCGAATCATGGACAGCAAAGGCCAGCTGGCGATCGTCATGGCGGGTCACCCGCAGGGTGATCGAGCCCTGCTCGGTGAACTTGAACGCGTTGGACAGCAGGTTCTTGAGGATCTGCTCGAGCCGCTGGCGATCGCTGTACAGGCTCGCCGGCAGCCCATCACCGAGCTCCACCTCGAACCGCAGCGACTTGTCGAGTGCTTGAGCCAGAAACAGGCTTTTCAGGCCGTCCATCATCCGCGCCAGCGATACCAGTTCGGGGTGCACATCGAGCTTGCCGGCTTCGACCTTGGCAATGTCGAGGATATCGTTGATCAGGTGGAGCAGGTCGTTGCCGGCCGAATAGATGGAACGGGCGAACTGCACCTGATCGTCGCTCAGGTTGCCCTCCGGATTGTCGGCCAGCAGCTTGGCCAGGATCAGCGAACTGTTCAGCGGCGTGCGCAACTCGTGCGACATGTTGGCCAGAAACTCGGACTTGTAGCGACTGGCTCGCTGCAGTTCCTCGGCACGCTCCTCGAGCAGCAACTGCACCTCGTGCAGGCGAGTGTTCTTCAGGTCCGTCTCATCACGCTGACGGGCGAGCTCCAAGGTCTGCGTGGCGAGCTGCTCGTTGGTCTGCTCCAGCTCGGCCTGCTGCTCTTCCATGTGCGCCTGGGACTCACGCAGGGCGTTGGACTGCTCCTCCAGCTCCTCGTTGGCGGCGCGCAGCTCTTCTTGTTGCACTTGCAGCTCTTCGTTGAGCTGCTGGGTTTCGGCCAAGGCCCGCTGCAGGCGCTGGCGATAACGTGCGGCCTCGATGGCCGAACCGATGCTTTCACCGACGCGACGCAGCAGCTCGCTGTCCTCGTCCTGCAACGGCCGCAGAAATCCTATCTCCAGCACAGCGTTGAGCATGCCGCTGTCTTCGATCGGCGCGACCAGTACCGACTGGGCATCGGCGTTGCCCAGGGCGGATCGCACCTTCAGATAGCCGGGCGGAACGCTGTCGAGCAGCATCATGCGACGCTCCAGCGCCACCTGCCCCACCAGCCCCTCGCCCAGCTCGAGGGTACGACCGCTGTTGAGCGTTTCCTTGTCCCAGCCAAACTCGGCGACGCGCTGCAATTTGCCGTCCTGTGTCACGTACAGCGCGCCCACCGCCACGTCGAGGTAGCGTGAAAGAAAGCTGAGCACGTTCTGCCCCAGGGTCGGCAGCGCCTGCTCGCCGATCATCGACTCGCTGAGCTGGGTCTGGCCGGTGCGATACCAGGCCTGCTTTTCCAGCGCCTGAGCATGAGCCTGCTGCCTGGCGAGGGATTCGGCGTAGCTGTCAGACAGGCTCAGCAGGTCGCGGCGCCCGAAATAGCCCAGCAATCCGCTGAAAATCAGGCTGAACAGCAGGAAGCCGCCAATCAGCACCGTGGAGATCATTTCCGCCGTATCGGTGCGCTCGCCTCTGACCTGCCGTTCGTAGGCGATGAATTCGTTGAGCAACTGGCGCTGCTCTTCCTTCAGCTCCAGCCCGCGGCGGCTGCGCACATAGTCGATTACGGATTCGTTCTTCGCACGACGGGCGATCGCCTGCTCGGCAAAGTCCACCCATTGGTGGTGCAGCTGCTCAACGCGCGCAACGCGTCCCCGCTGTACCGGATCATCGCTCGAGTAGCCTTTGATCTTGCGCAGCTGTTCGGCGAACGCCGGCAGGTTGGTTCGATAAGGCTGCAGGAACACCTCGTCGCCGGCGATAAGATAGCCGCGCATCGAAGCCTCCAGTTCGCCTATCTCTTTCAGCATCTCGTGCGCATAGGAAACGCCCAGCACCGAGCGCTCCACCCAGTGGCTGACGTTCAGCAGGAAATAGACGATGACGCTGAAGAAAAACGCGCTGAGGAAACCGAAGCCCAGAGGAACCGCCACGTTGCGGTTCAGGACGCGCCGGAAGTGATTCTGATCGATGAAAGAGTCGCCCATCTGGTTCCTTCCTGAGTGCCGTCCTGTGACGGACACGCACGATCGCTCGGGCAGCTGCGTGGCGCTGGTGCCAAACGCACTGATCCCTGCAAGTACTAGGTGATTCGCGCGAGATCGCCCCACGCACGTGAAAGTCGACCTCGGACTTTACACTGCCTCGCTTGCGAGCACAAAAAACCCGGCCGAACGGCCGGGCTAGACGCATCCGATGCCGCGCGTCAGCGTCGCGCGATGACCCACACCGCGTGAATGATGCCCGGAATATAGCCCAACAGCGTCAGCAAGATATTCAGCCAGAAGGCCCCAGCAAAACCGACTTGCAGGAACACGCCCAGCGGGGGCAAAAGTATCGCGATGATGATTCGAATCAGGTCCATTCGGGTTTCCTCGGGTCTGCCTGCTGTAAGCGTATGGTGAATCGACCCGATCGGCCTTCAGGGGTTCCTTGGCCACCCTCGTCAGGCACGGCGTCTGGCCGGGTGATCAACCCCGGGAGGAATGATTGTCACGCTTGCGGCGAATGTTGATCCAGGACAGCGCCGCCAGCGCCAGCATCAGGCCGGCCATGTTGAACTGACCGATGAGCAGGTAGCCCAGCCCGGCCAGCGAACAGGCCACCAGACCGACCCAGCGCGCGTACCGCATCACGGTGCGCACGGCGCTGCCGACGCGCTCGTCCCGCAGCGGCATCAGCGCGCCCCCGCACGCATGCGCTCGAGCTCCTTGGCATCGTGGCTGCAGAACAGCGTCACCTCGTGCTTGTGCTCCAGCGACAGGGTCCAGAGCCGGTGCTGGTTGGCCAGGCGCGCCGGGCGATCCACTTCCATCATGCGCTGATAAAGCCGCAGCCCCGGCGAGCAGTGGCGCTCGTTCTGGCCCACTTCGTCGCGATAGAAATAGGCGTCACCGGCATGCAGCAGCCAACCGTCGTCGCACTGCAGCGCGACGCCGGCATGGCCGTGTGTATGCCCTGTCAGCGGAATCAACAGAATCTCCGGCGGCAAACCGCGCAATTCCCTGACGGCCTGAAAGCCGAACCAGGTATCGCCACCCGGCTCGTAGAACTGCCAGTTGCGCACGCCATCCCATTGCGCATGGCGATAGCGTTGGTGGCCTACGAAGCTGTGGGTAGAGCGCGCCGCGTCCATTTCGCGTTGCAGCACGTGAACCTGCGCCTCGGGGAAATCCTCCAAGCCGCCAGCGTGATCGAAATCCAGGTGCGTCAGAAGAATATGCCGGACGTCTTGCGGGGCGAAACCCAGCTGGCGTATCTGCTCCACTGCGGTGAAGCGGCGTTCGAACTTGATGTTGTTGAGCGCGATGAAGAAGGCGCTCAGGCGCTTGCGTGGCTCCAGCACGTCGCAGCTGCCAAAGCCGGTATCGACCAGCACCAGGCCGTGTTGCTCGGTCTCGATCAGCAGACAATGGCACACCAGACTGGCGGTCAGTCCCGGACTGAAGCCATCGAACAAACGTCCTCCCACCGGACACATGCAGCCGCAGTTGAGGTGATGAATACGCATAAGACACTCCCATGCCGGGCCACGGGTCGCCGAACCAAATGCGACCTCGTCAACGTTCTGAGGCCCGACGGCGCCCTAGAGTTCAGCCCGTTTGGACTTCGCCGGAGAAAGCGCCCGCGGCAGAACAGGGACCTGGCCCGCTGAACTATCCTCTTGGGTATGACCGGCCATTGCCGCTCCATTTTGTCCTCGGGAGGAACACGTCATGTTCAGCCGCGTTCACTGTCCGCCAACCTGGCTGTCGGCGCTGCTGCTGATGGGATGGCTGCTCCTCGCGGGTGCGGCCCAGGCGGCAGCGCCGGTCACGGTCCTGCGGCTCGACGGGATCGTTGGGCCGGCCAGTGCCGATTATGTCGTCGGCGGCATTCGGCACGCCGCACAGACCGATTCCCAATTGCTGGTGCTGCAGCTCGATACGCCCGGCGGCCTGGACAGCTCGATGCGCGCGATCATCAAGGAAATCCTCGCCAGCCCCGTACCGATCGCCGCCCATGTCACGCCCAGCGGGGCACGCGCCGCCAGCGCCGGCACCTACATGCTCTATGCCAGCCACGTCGCCGCAATGAGCCCGGGCACCAACCTCGGCGCCGCTACCCCCGTGCAGATCGGCGGTACGCCCGCCGCGCCGCCGGATGACCCACCGGACAAGCAAGCGCCAGCAGGCGAAGACGGCGACGCCATGAGCCGCAAGCAGGTCAACGATGCGTCCGCCTACATTCGCGGACTGGCGCAATTGCGCGAGCGCAACGCCGAGTGGGCCGAGCAGGCCGTGCGCGAGGCGGTCAGCCTGTCGGCCAGCGAGGCGCTGGAACTCCAGGTGGTCGATTACATCGCGGTGGATCTCGCTGACCTGCTGCGTCAGCTCGACGGCAAGACCCTGCAGACCCGTACAGGAGAACGGACGCTGCACACCGCCGACGCCACCCTGGATCGCTACGATCCGGACTGGCGGGTGCGCCTGCTGGCGGTGATCACCAACCCCAGCGTGGCGCTGATCCTGATGATGATCGGCGTCTATGGTCTGATCTTCGAGTTCTCCAATCCCGGCACCGGCGCGGGTGGTGTGGTCGGCGGCATCTGCCTGTTGCTGGCGCTGTACTCGCTGCAGCTGCTGCCGGTGAGCTATGCCGGCGTGGCGCTGATCCTGCTGGGGCTCGGCTTCATGATCGCCGAGGCGTTCATTCCCAGCTTCGGCGTACTCGGCCTGGGCGGAATCGTCGCCTTCATCACCGGCGCGGTGATCCTGTTCGATACCGATGTGCCGGGCTACGGCATTCCATTGAGCTTGATCGGCACCCTGGCAGTGGTCAGCGCGCTGCTGTTGTTTGCCATCGTCAGTATGGCGCTCAAGGCGCGCCGGCAACGCCTGGTCAGCGGCGATGCCGAGCTGGTCGGCAGCCTGGTGACGGTGACCCGCATCAAGGCGAACGATTCCGCCCACGGCTGGGTGCAGCTGCAGGGCGAACACTGGCAGGTGGTGAGCCCGACGCCCCTGCGGCCCGGTCAACGGGTCCGCATCATGGCCAGACGCGGACTGCTATTGGACGTCACCGCGGCCGACGCGCCGCCAACCGAGAAGAGGTGAATCATGGGTTTCGAAATGAGCTTCATCGCCGTGCTGGTGCTGCTGATAGCGCTACTGGCATCGGCGTTCCGCATTCTGCGTGAGTACGAACGCGGGGTGGTGTTCCAGCTGGGCCGCTTCTGGAAGGTCAAGGGGCCGGGGCTGATCCTGGTGATACCCGGTCTGCAGCAGATGGTGCGAGTCGACCTGCGCACGCTGGTACTGGACGTACCGACCCAGGACGTGATCTCGCGCGACAACGTCTCGGTCAAGGTCAACGCCGTGGTCTATTACCGCGTTCTGGATGCCGAGAAGGCGATCATCCAGGTCGAGGACTATCACTCGGCGACCAGCCAGCTGGCTCAGACCACCCTGCGCGCCGTGCTCGGCAAGCACGATCTGGACGACATGCTGGCCGAGCGCGAACAGCTCAACAACGACATCCAGCAGGTGCTCGACGCGCAGACCGATGCCTGGGGCATCAAGGTGGCCAACGTCGAGATCAAGCACGTGGATCTGGATGAGTCGATGATCCGCGCCATCGCCCGCCAGGCTGAGGCGGAACGCGAGCGGCGCGCCAAGGTCATTCATGCAGAGGGCGAACTGCAAGCCTCGGAAAAACTGATGCAAGCGGCCGAGATGCTCGGCCGCCAACCTGGCGCCATGCAACTGCGCTACATGCAGACGCTGAGCAACATCGCCGGCGACAAGAACTCCACCATTGTCTTCCCGCTGCCCATGGAACTGTTGCAGGGGCTGGACAAACTCACCAGGAAATCCGAGTAGCCTATGCGCCGAATCCCATCGTACCTTGCGCTGTTGTCAGTGCTGTTGCTGGTCCTGTCGGGCTGTGCGGCGTTCAGCCAACGCGATCCGCTCAACGTCCAGGTCGCCGGCATCCAGCCATTGCCCGGCGAAGGGCTGGAACTGCGCATGAACGTCAAGCTGAGGATCCAGAATCCCAACGACATGGCGCTCGACTACAACGGCGTGGCGCTGGATCTGGAAGTCAACGGTCGGCGCCTGGCCAGTGGAGTCAGCGATGCGCGTGGCAGCGTGCCGCGCTTTGGCGAGACCGTGCTCAGCGTGCCGGTGACCGTCTCGGCATTTTCCGCCGCCCGCCAGGCGCTGGGGCTGGCCGAGCACATCGGGCTCGACGAAGTCCCTTACGTGTTGCGCGGCAAGCTGGCCGGAGGCCTGTTCGGTACCCAGCGTTTCGTCGAGAAAGGCACCCTGGAGTTGCCCGATACGCTGGCAAGTCCCTATCGACGCACGCCCTGACGCAGTGCCAGATGGGCACAAGATCAAAAGCTTCGCGCCGAGGTCGCCCCTCCCACAAAGCTAAAAACCACACCGCGCCGCTTTATTGTGGGAGTCGCGCCCTCGCGGCGAATGCGGCCCCACGAAGCTCAACCTGAGACCTCGATTCCGCCGCTCAACTCTGATCATCCATCGAATCAGCCCATTCCGGCCGGCATTGCCCCGCGCGGCAGCGGTGGGCCTCGTGGGTCGGGTCTTCCTGCATCAGTTTGCGGGTCACGCCATTGGTCCAGCCGAAACCGTCCTGCAAGGGGTACTCGCCACCACCGGCATGCTCGGCACTGGGGCGCAGCACGTACTTTTCCACCAACTTGCTATCCCGCTCGTAGAGCAGCGACACGATCTTCAGCCAGCGCTCCTCGATCTGCAGCGCCAGCGCGTCATGACCGTAATATTGCAGGCCGCGAATGCCGATCCACTGCAAGGGCGCCCAGCCGTTGGGGCGATCCCACTGCTCGCCGGTACCGCTCATCTCGGTGGTCGACAATCCCCCCGGCGCCAGCAATCGGTCACGGACGACATCGGCAACCCGGGCCGCCTGCTGCTCGCTGGCGAGCTTGACGAACAGCGGCGTCAACGTAGCCGCGGTGAGGTTGTCGCGCGGCTGGCCGAGTGACCAGTCGTAGTCGAAGTAGGCCCCCTGTTGCTCGTTCCACAGGTAACGATCGATCGCGGCGATACGCGCTTGTGCCCGCTGACGAAACTCTTCGGCACAGGAGTGCCAGCCTTTCGCCTCGCTGAGGCGGCAGATCTGGCGCTCGAGGTGGTAGAGAAAGCAATTCAGGTCGATCGGGACGATCTTGGTGGTGCGAATGCTCGACAGGCGCTGCGGGTCGCCCAGCCAGCGTGAACTGAAATCCCAGCCCGACTCGGCCCCGGCGCGCAAGTCGCGATAGACCTCATGGGCGGGCCGGCTTGAAGAGCGGGCCGTCTCGACATCCTCGAGATAGGACTCCTCGCGCGGCGTGTCGCGCTCGTCCCAGTAGCGGTTGAGGACGCTGCCGTCGGCCAGGCAGACGCAGCGGCGGTGGGTTTCGCCGGGCCGCAACTGGTCGCCGCCCTCGGTCCAGAAGGCATGCTCCTTGCGCAGCTGCGGAAGATAGTCGTGGGCCTTGTGCACGCCCGACTCTTCGAACAGATCGGTCATCAGCGCGAACACCGGCGGCTGCGAGCGGCTCAGGTAGTAGGAGCGGTTGCCGTTGGGCACGTGGCCGTAGGTGTCGATCAGGTAGGCGAAGTTGTCGGCCATGGACCGCAACAGTTCGCAGTGCCCGCTCTCATCCAGGCCGAGCATCGTGAAATAGGAATCCCAGTAGTACATCTCGGTGAAACGGCCGCCAGGCACCACGTAGTCGTGAGGCAACGGCAACAGCGAGGAGAACTCCGGGTGCTTTCGCGGCTGGCGGGTCAGGACCGGCCACAGCCGATCGATGTGTTCGCTCAGGCTGTTGTCCGGATCGGCGACGAACTCGGTCGGCTTACGCTGGTAGACCTCGAAATGCTCATGCACGAAGCATTTCAGGTCGAAACCCGGCTCCTGGTTGCGCGCCCGATAGGCCTCGAGAATTCGCTCGGGATGCTGCCGCGGGGCGCAGTCGACGAAGGTCTTGCTGTCCGGGAATACGCGCTGCGTCTGCACCGCGACGAACAGTTCCTGGTAACGGTCTGCCGGGGTCAGGGTATCCGCCGCGGAAACCGCACGGGTGTCGTAATCGAAGGGGCTCGGATCGGTATCGGTCATTGCTCGCTGTAATTCCGTAGCAGTCCGCCATCTATCACCAGTGTAGTACCGGTGATGTAGTCGGCCTCGTCCGAGGCGAGAAAGGCCACGGCACCGGCCACGTC comes from Stutzerimonas stutzeri and encodes:
- the treF gene encoding alpha,alpha-trehalase TreF; its protein translation is MTDTDPSPFDYDTRAVSAADTLTPADRYQELFVAVQTQRVFPDSKTFVDCAPRQHPERILEAYRARNQEPGFDLKCFVHEHFEVYQRKPTEFVADPDNSLSEHIDRLWPVLTRQPRKHPEFSSLLPLPHDYVVPGGRFTEMYYWDSYFTMLGLDESGHCELLRSMADNFAYLIDTYGHVPNGNRSYYLSRSQPPVFALMTDLFEESGVHKAHDYLPQLRKEHAFWTEGGDQLRPGETHRRCVCLADGSVLNRYWDERDTPREESYLEDVETARSSSRPAHEVYRDLRAGAESGWDFSSRWLGDPQRLSSIRTTKIVPIDLNCFLYHLERQICRLSEAKGWHSCAEEFRQRAQARIAAIDRYLWNEQQGAYFDYDWSLGQPRDNLTAATLTPLFVKLASEQQAARVADVVRDRLLAPGGLSTTEMSGTGEQWDRPNGWAPLQWIGIRGLQYYGHDALALQIEERWLKIVSLLYERDSKLVEKYVLRPSAEHAGGGEYPLQDGFGWTNGVTRKLMQEDPTHEAHRCRAGQCRPEWADSMDDQS